A stretch of DNA from Paenibacillus albus:
AGCGTGAGGAAGAAGGCTAGCAGGCTCTGAACAAGCCGCGAGGCTGCGAGACGGGCTAGCGACAAGCCCGAGCCGGTGAGCATGCTGCCGGCTTGCAGAAGAGCGCTTAAGCCGCCCCAGCTCAGCACTGCTGCGCAGCATGCGGCAGTCCATGGAATACCGCCTGCGAAATTCGTATTCGCTGCGGCGAAGACGCCGATATGACTCTCGAGAAAGGCAGGAAGCAGGAATGCGGGAATTCTCTCAGGCATGAGTGGCTGCAAGAGGCGTACGAGTACAGCGGCGAACATCATGAAGCCGCCGATAGCCATCAGCTTGTAGACGGATACGACGACTGCGTCGCCGAGCGCTTTGCCGAACGAACGGCCGTCACGCTTGCTTGCTGCTTGCATCGCTGTAGAGGCGCGTCGAAGCAGTGAAGGTGGCGGCGGTTCTTTGGCGCTGCGTTTTGAAGCAGGTGCAGATTCGGACTCTGCGGCGAATATGGATGAGATGAGAGCGGTTAGTAACGCCGATAGCCATACGGCGGCTGCAATTGCTGCGCCAAGCTCTGGGCGGTGTAGGAAGCCGGAGCCGACTACGAGCAGCATAAACAGCGGGCTTGGCATATGCGAGAGAGCGAGCAGTCGCTGGCCTTCGGTGCTTGTCACGAGCTTGCTGCGGTGAAGGGAAGCGACGGCTTCAGCACCTAATGGGAAGCCACCTGTCCAGCCGAGCGCCATGGCAATGCCGGATTCGCCCGGCAGACGGAACAGCCGGCGCATAAGCGGGTGAAGCAATTCGCCGAGGGCGTGGACTGCACCGAAGGTGAGCATGAGCTCAAGCAGCGCAAGGAAAGGGAGTAGGCCGGGGAAGACAATGTTCCACCAGACGGTTAACCCTTGCAAGGAGGCTTGAAAGGCTTCGTCGGGCCGAACGATGATGGCGGCGACGAGCAAGATGGATAAACAAGCGTACAGAATGGTGCGCGTCATGGAACTCACTCCATTGCAGATATAGTGGCGAAGAATATCACTTATTTGATCATGACAAACAGAGCCACTATATTGTTACGCTTGTCTTGTTGCTGTTAGACCAAGCTTCGCGCTAACTAACGATTTAGCTTAGCTAATCAACTAATCGTAATCGGCTTCTCATAGTAATCGCGAAACAGATCGCGAGGCGTTGCATCCGGCCATCCTAACGCATAGACGGAGGTCGCCTGGACGTCAAGCGCCAAGTAAGGATCGGGGTGCTGTGCACGGGCGGCACTGGTTAGGATCGGCAGCTTAGCTGTCTTGCGCATTCGCCCTAGCAGCTCCTGGCCTCGCTTGGTGAAGCCGAGTACTCGGATATACTGGATGCCTTCGCGGAGCTTCTCGCGCGACATCAGTTCTTTGGAGTGACCGAGCAGTACCGCCAGCAATGCCCGCTGCAGCTTCGTGCGCGTGTAGCGCTTCGTCTTCAGCTTGTCCAGCAGTGCTTCAAAATGCAGAGCCTCGAGCTCTGGCAGCATTCGTTTGATGCGGTACTCGAGCCCCTCGCTCATCTCATGATACCGTTCAAGCGCCTCAGCAGGCTCGCTCGCGAGTTTGTGGAACAAGGCCGACTCGTACTGCGTCCAGCTGTTTCGAGCGCGTCCAAGCGCGTTATCGCGCAGCAGCAGCTCTAGCGTCGACGCGGGAACATAAGGTGCTGCATCCGCCGGTGCTGCGGCGTCGCCTAACACGATGCCGCGAATCGCCGTAGCGCTTGCGATTTGCGCATCGGTAATGCTCGTCTGCGAGTAGCCGGCTTTCTCGCGGCGCACGGTGAAGGGCTCAATCGCGCTGCCGAGCCGCTCCAGCGCGAGCAGGTAATGCAGCCCAAGCGTATTATTGGGCTGCGCAAGCGGGAACGCGGCCGCCTCGTCATCTCCCGCGGCCAGCATGAAGCGGCGCACGGCCTCGCTGTACGCAGCCGGATAGCTCGCGCCGCCGCCAAGGCAATCCGCTATGAGCCCCTCGAATGCCGCGGGCTCATGCGCGAGCTGCCGGGCAACCCGGCGCAGCGGCCCGATGTCTCCGGCCTCGCTGCCGAAGCAGAGCGCGTCTACGACGCCTGTCGCTTCCAGCAGCGCCACGGCGCCGTAGCCGAACCATTCCGCCGCCTGCGTAGAGTAGGCGACCGGCAGCTCAATGACAACGTCGCAGCCGCCTCTAAGCGCCATCTCGGCGCGCGTCCATTTATTCAGCAGCGCAGGCTCGCCGCGCTGCAGGAAGTTGCCGCTCATTACGGCGACGACTGCATCGCTGTTCGTTATTTTGAGCGATTGCTGCAAATGATAGTGATGACCGTTATGAAATGGGTTATACTCGACAATAAGCCCAACTGTCCGCATCGCGTTTCCTCCAAATGTAGGATATAGAAGCAAAAAACGGTTTGCCTTTTCTCTATGAAGTGTTGATCGTTTTAGCTTTTGTTATAATATCATGCCGTGAAAATGTTGACAAAACGATTCAATAGTCGATATAATAAACTTTGTTTGTTTGGAGTGATCGTATGGAGATTAATGTTCGAGAATTAGCAGCCAAGGGACTAAAGATTTCTTATCAAGAAAACTTAGATACCGATTGGCTGAAGCAAGTTCGTAAAGACATCATCAGTACGAGCCCGATGGCAGTCAATATGACCACATGGGGCGAAGACGGTGTTGCCCATGTGGAGGGCGAGCTGTCCGTCGATGCTGAGCTTGCGTGCTCACGTTGTTTGGAGCCGACGCATTCGCATGTTGTCGTTCCGTTTCATGAGCGCTTCAAGCCAGAGTCGAAGCTAACTGGCGATGAAGAAGAGGCTATCATTCCAGTGGAGGAAGACAAGCTCGAGCTGGACCCATTTCTTGAAGAAATGCTAATGCTCTCGCTGCCTTTTGTGCCGCTTTGTAAAGAAGACTGTAAGGGTCTTTGCCACTCCTGTGGCACTAACTTGAATGAGCAAAAGTGCGGGTGTCAAACCGATCCTATTGATCCAAGACTCGCCGCCTTGAAAGATTTTTTTAACAAAGGGGACTAAGCTCTGGAGGATATCCTTGCTTAATACCCGTGGATGCATTACAATCATGCATCTGTGCCGAATTCTGTTAAGGAGGTGGGAAACATGGCAGTACCACAACGTAGAACGTCCAAAACACGTCGTGACAAACGCCGCACGCATTTCAAACTGGCGGTGCCAGGTATGGTGAAATGTGAGCAATGCGGAGAGTTGAAATTGGCTCACCGTGTGTGCAAAGTTTGCGGAACATACAAAGCAAGAGAGATCATCAAGCAATAGTTTTTAACTGATCAATAGTACTTCATCCTGTGGGTGAGGTACTATTTTTTTGTTCATTGTTCGTTATTGGATCGATGGCATTCTACGGTTGTCACAGCTCAGCCCAGTCGTAATTAGGCGACTGAATATTGCATGATGCCGGTTTCTTCTATATAATATTAGTACCTGGTTATAATAGCAGATTGTAATGGTGTATGATGATAAGCAGAGGTACATACTTAGAACATTAGGCAAAGGTGGTGCGGACCATCGAACGTCTTCCGAAGAAACAAAGACACCAGCTGCTGCAAAGTTTGATCGAGGACAATCCGTTCATTACGGATCAGGAGCTGACGCGTCAACTAAAGGTTAGTATTCAAACGGTGCGGCTTGACCGGCTGGAGCTCGGCATTCCCGAGCTGCGGGAACGAATGAAGTTAATGGCGGAACGTTCGTATGATCCCGTCCGATCACTGCCGCTGCACGAGATAATCGGGGATATTGTAGATTTGCAGCTGGACCACAGCGGCATCTCGCTTTTTGAAATTAAAGAAGAACATGTATTTTCAAGAACCGGCATTGCCCGCGGACATCATGTCTTTGCACAGGCGAACTCGCTGGCGGTTGCAGTCATAAACGATGAAATTGCTTTGACAGCAACTGCGGACATTAGGTTCGTGCGTTCGGTGAAGCTTGGAGAGAAATGCATCGCGAAAGCATACGTGCGTTCTGGCTCCGGCGGCCGCAGCAAGGCGAAGGTTGAAGTTTGCTCTTACGTAGGCGATGAGATGGTGTTTCAAGGCCATTTCGTCATCTTCCGTTCAGCAGGCGAGCCGGTTATCGAAGGAGGAATGGATGGTGCGGATCGCAATTGACGCGATGGGAGGCGACCATGCCCCTTCACTAATTGTGCAAGGCGCAGTGGAAGCAGCACTGGAATGGCCGGAGCTCCGAATTATTCTAGTCGGGGATACGGCGCAGATTGAGAAGCATATTGGAGCCAAGAAGCCTTCCAATATCGAGATTGTTCATGCGGACGATGTCATCGGGCCGGAAGATGAGCCGGTGAAAGCGGTTCGCCGTAAGAAAAACTCCTCCATGGTCATGGCGGGACAGCTCGTGCGGGAAGGCCATGCGGAGGCAATGCTATCTGCTGGCAATACCGGCGCACTGATGACGACAGGATTGCTCGTCGTTGGACGTTTGGAAGGCATGGAGCGCCCGGCGCTCGTAACGATGCTGCCGACGATGGATGACGTAGGCTGTCTTGCGCTTGATCTTGGCGCGAATATGGATGCAAAGCCGGAGCACTTGCTTCAGTATGCCATTATGGGAAGTATTTATCGCAGCAAAATGAACGGCATGGAGAAGCCTCGCGTCGGACTGCTTAATGTCGGAACAGAGGCGATGAAAGGGAATGAGCTGACGAAGGCGGCCTACGAGCTGCTGGAATCGGCACCGATCAATTTTATTGGCAATGTGGAAGCGCGCGATGTGCTGCTCCGCAATTGCGACGTCCTCATATGCGACGGCTTTGCCGGCAATATCATGCTCAAAGCGATGGAAGGTACGGCCGGAACGCTATTCAAGGCGATCCGCGACGTATTTACAAGCAGTCTGCTGACTAAGCTGGCGGCGGCAGTCGTCTTACCGAGAATGAGGAAGCTTCGCGGCAAAATGGATTATACAGAGCATGGCGGAGCGCCGCTGCTCGGCGTTAACGGTCTCGTTGTCAAATGTCACGGCTCTTCAGATGTGAAGGCAGTCAAAAATGCTGTAAGGCAAGCGAAATTAGCCATCGAGAGCAATTTAATTTCGTCAATCGCAGCGGAAATTAGCAGGAAGTGAGTGGGACTATGCAACTACATCCCGTAGGCATACTCGGCACAGGCAAATATGTGCCAGAGCGGATTTTGACGAATCAAGAATTGGAACAGATGGTTGAGACGAACGACGAGTGGATCGTGTCACGTACCGGCATGCGTGAGCGCCGGATTGCAGCTCCCGAGCAAGCAACGTCGGATCTCGCGTTTCAGGCCTCGAAGGCAGCCCTCGCAGCTGCAGGCATCAACGCTGAGGATCTCGATCTGATCATCGTAGCAACGATTACGCCGGACATGTTCTTCCCTTCGACAGCTTGCTTGCTGCAGGAGAAGCTCGGAGCGAAGAAAGCAGCAGCATTCGACCTGTCTGCAGCTTGTTCCGGATTCATCTACGGTATGGCAACAGCTTCGAACATGATCGCAACTGGCATGTATAAGCATGTGCTCGTAGTTGGCGCGGAGACGTTGTCCCGCATTACAGACTATACGGACCGCAACACGTGCATTCTGTTCGGCGATGGCGCAGGCGCAGTCGTGCTTGGCCAAGTGCCGCAAGGCCGCGGCTTCCAATCGTTCGAGCTTGGCGCTGACGGCGCTGGCGGCGAGCTTCTGAAAGTGTGCGGAGGCGGCTCGCGCATGCCTTCTTCAGCGGAGAGCATCGAGAACAAGCATCACTTTATCTATATGGCGGGCAACGAAGTTTATAAATTTGCGGTTCGCATCATGGGCAACGCCGCTGAAGAAGCGCTTCGCAAAGCGGGTATGGATAAAAGCGAGATCGATCTGCTGATCCCGCATCAAGCGAATATTCGCATCATTAATTCGGCGATCAACCGTCTTGATCTGTCACCTGAGAAATGCATGATCAATCTTGATAAATACGGCAATGTATCAGCTGCATCGATTCCGATTGCACTGGCTGAAGCTGTTGAGCAGAACCGCGTGAAGGAAGGCGACAAGCTGGTTATGGTCGGCTTCGGCGGCGGTTTGACTTGGGGCGCTTCCGTACTCATTTGGTAATTTATTCTTTCATTAAATAGTGCTTGAAATTCGTTCGTTCGGAGGTGCAATGGTTTGGGCAAAATCGCTTTTGTATTTCCAGGCCAAGGGGCACAAGCCGTTGGCATGGGTAAAGATGTTTATGAAGCTGTAGATGCTTCGCGCGCAGTCATTGATTCAGCGGATGCGGCTCTGGGCTTCTCGCTCAGCGATATTATCTTTAACGGTCCAGAGGAGAAGCTGAAGCAGACTGCGAATACGCAGCCAGCATTGCTAACAGTAAGCATCGCGCTGCTGGAAGCATTGAAGGATCGCGGCATCACGCCAGACTTCGTTGCAGGCCACAGCCTCGGCGAATATAGCGCTCTTGTAGCAGCAGGCTCTCTTTCATTCGAAGATGCAGTGCGCACGGTTCGCGCTCGCGGCGAGTTCATGGAGCAAGCCGTTCCAAGCGGTCAAGGCGCAATGGCAGCTGTTCTCGGCGCAGAACGCGAAGCTCTAGCAGCACTATGTGCTAGCGTCTCAGCAGATGCAGGCTCGGTTGAGCTTGCTAATGTAAACTGCCCGGGCCAGATCGTAGTTTCTGGTACGGCAGCAGGCGTTCAAGGCGTAGTAGAGCGCGGCAAAGAAGCCGGCGCAAAACGAGTAATTCCGTTAGAAGTGAGTGGACCATTCCACTCCTCGCTCATGAAGCCGGCAGCTGAGAAGCTGGCGGACGTTCTCGCGAACGTTCAAGTAAACGACGCAGCGGTTCCAGTAGTCGCGAACGTAACGGCTAAGCCTGTAACAAATGCGGAGGAAATCCGCAGCTTGCTCGCAGAACAAGTGTATTCACCGGTTCTATGGGAAGACAGCGTGAAATATTTGATCGAGCAAGGCGTTGATACATTCGTCGAAATCGGCTCAGGCACTGTTCTTGCAGGCCTGATTAAGAAGATCGACAAGTCGGTTAATATCATTTCGATCAACAGCTTGGAAGCGTTGAAGGCAGTAGCTCTGTAGGTTTTGGGTTTGGGTTTGGGTTTGGGGTTTAGCACCGCAGGTGCCGTACTTAACGTGCCGATAGGCACAAGCGACGCAGGCGGCGACACTAACGCCGGCGGGGTATGCCGCCGGCCTTAAGAAGCCAGCCGAAGGCGCAGGCTGACCAAGCTCTCGCACCAAAGGTAAAGCGTGTCCCGCAAGGGACGAAAGCGAGCACCTGCACGCACAAGCTCACCACGCGCCTCTGTCATGCATCACGTTACGATGTGTCCCGCAAGGGACAACTGGCAGCTAAACAACGCCAACCGTTAAGCGTGTCCCGTTAGGGACGTAAGCGAGGCCCAGCACCAAAGCCATCTCGCGAGTGCTTCTCTGTAGCACCAACGTTAGACCTTTCCGGGTGTCCAGAGGGTCGGTAGACCCTTGGGGTCCCCCTAGAAGTAGGGGGATTTAGGGGGTACTTTACGAATGAGGAGTTGTCATCCCAAAATGACTTTTGCAGATTTGTCTGGTAAAACAGCGCTAGTCACGGGAGCATCCCGTGGCATCGGCCGCTCGATCGCGATCGCTCTCGCCGAGGCAGGAGCAGACGTTGCCATCAACTATTCCGGCAGCGAAGCAGCAGCGGCGGAAACGGCGCAGCAGATCGAAGCTCTCGGCCGCCGCACGCTCGTGCTAAAGGCCAACGTCGGCAAATCCGATGAGTTCGAGAACATGGTCAAGCAGGTTGTCGAGACATTCGGCGCCATTGACATTCTCGTGAATAATGCGGGCATTACGCGTGACAATCTAATCATGCGTATGAAGGAAGAAGAGTTTGACCAAGTCATTGAGACGAATCTCAAAGGCGTATTCAACGGCATCAAAGCGGTAACGCGCCAAATGATGAAGCAGCGCTCGGGCCGCATCATTAATATCTCCTCCGTTGTCGGCGTTCTCGGCAATCCGGGGCAGGCTAACTACGTGGCAGCTAAGGCAGGCGTTATCGGCCTGACGAAGGCATCTGCGCGTGAGCTGTCTTCCCGCGGGATCACGGTGAACTGCGTAGCGCCTGGTTTCATCCAGACGGATATGACCGACAAGCTGCCGCAGGAGACGCGTGAGAAGCTTGCTGCGGACATTCCGCTCGCAAGGCTTGGCAATCCTGAAGATATTGCAGCAGCAGTCCGCTTCCTGGCATCCGGCGCTGCTGCTTACATGACAGGCCAAACCATCCACGTAGACGGCGGCATGTACATGTAAAATCGGCGTAAATAGCTTTAGAACGCGGAGTATGGCATTTTGCAATCAATTCTCGTATAATACCATGGAGGAGGTGAACCGGATGTCCGATGTATATGATCGTGTAAAACGCATCGTTGTCGACCGCCTTGGCGTAGATGAATCGGAAGTGTCTCTCGAGGCTTCGTTTAAAGAAGATCTTGGAGCAGACTCTCTTGATGTCGTAGAACTCGTCATGGAACTGGAAGATGAGTTCGATATGGAAATCTCTGATGAAGATGCAGAGAAAATTACGAGTGTAGGGGAAGTTGTTAATTACATATCTTCTCTAGCTAAGTAAAGAAATGATAAGTCCCGCCCGTCAAAGCGGGACTTCTCTCCATATTTCGAGGCATGTACCATCATGAAAGCTGTAAGCGCATTAGCGTTTTTATAGATATCGTTAACCAATAGTGGTTTCCAATCAGAGGTGAATCGTAATGAAACAGAGAGTAGTCGTTACGGGCATGGGAGTTATGACTTCGCTCGGTTCCGATTTAAATACATTTTGGAGCAATTTGATGGAAGGCAAGTCAGGCGTTTCAGTTATTGATGCGTTTGACTTCTCTGAATATCCGACACGAATTGCAGCTGAAATCAAGAACTTCAATCCAGAAGATTACAATATCGACAAGAAAGAAGCTCGCCGTATGGACCGCTTCGTTCAATTCGCTGTTGTAGCGAGTCAGCTGGCTGTGAAGAACGCTTCGCTTGATATCGGCAACAATGTCGATGCTGAGCGCATCGGCGTTATGATCGGTTCGGGTATCGGCGGTCTCGGCACATGGGAAGACCAGCATAATATTTTGCTGGAGAAAGGTCCTAAGCGTGTCAGCCCGTTCTTCATCCCGATGATGATTGCGAACATGGCTTCCGGCCAAGTCTCGATGGCAACAGGTGCGAAAGGCCCGAACAGCACGGCGGTAACCGCTTGTGCGACAGGTACGCATTCCATCGGCGACTCGTTCAAAATGATTCAGCGCGGCGATGCAGACGTCATGATCTGCGGCGGTGCCGAAGCGACAATTCGTCCGACAGGCATGGCAGGCTTCTGCTCCATGCGCGCGATGTCGACACGGAATGAAGAGCCTGAGAAGGCATCCCGTCCATTCGACAAAGACCGTGACGGTTTCGTTATGGGCGAAGGCTCTGGCGTGCTCATTCTCGAATCGCTTGAGCATGCTCAGCAGCGCGGCGCTCACATCTATGCCGAAATCATCGGCTACGGAATGAGCGGCGATGCGCATCATATGACGGAGCCCGATCCAGATGGCGCAGCACGTTGTATGGTTAAAGCACTTCGTGACGGCGGCATTGAACCGACTCAGATCGATTACATCAATGCACACGGCACTTCAACGCCGGTCGGTGATCTTTCGGAGACGACTGCGATCAAGAAAACGTTCGGCGACCATGCATACAAGCTGGCAGTCAGCTCGACGAAGTCGATGACGGGTCACTTGCTTGGCGCAGCCGGCGGTGTAGAGGCGGTTATTCTCGGCCTTACGCTTCAGAACGGCATTATTGCACCAACGATCAATCTCGATAATCAAGATCCTGAATGCGATCTCGATTATGTCCCTAACACGCCGAGAGAAGCAGACGTGAAATACGCGTTGTCCAATTCGTTCGGTTTTGGCGGTCATAACGCTACGATCGTGATGAAAAAATATGAAGCATGATAAGTTTGAAGAGCTGCAGCAGCGTCTGCAGCTTCGATTTCGTACGGTGCGCCTGCTGAAGCAGGCGTTCACCCATACTTCATATGTGAATGAGCATCGACAAAGCGCGATGGAGCATAACGAGAGGCTTGAATTTCTAGGGGATGCAATTCTGCAGCTCACGGTTTCGGAGTTTCTGTACAAGACATTCCCGGAGCGTCCAGAAGGCCAGTTAACCCGGATGAGAGCTTCAATCGTATGCGAGCCTTCGCTTGCCCGTTTCGCAGAAATGCTGGATTTGGGTTCACATGTTCTGCTTGGACGAGGTGAAGAGCAGCTTGGAGGAAGGCAGAGACCAGCCTTGCTCGCTGACTTGTTTGAAGCGTTCGTCGGTGGGATTTACCTGGATCAAGGATTGGAAACCGTTAGAGCTTTTCTTGCAACACATATGTTCCCGCATATCGACAGCGATGGCGGCTTACTCGTTAAGGACTTCAAATCGACGCTGCAGGAGAAAGCGCAGCATGCGAGCATGGGGCCGATCGAGTACCGGATTACGGAAGAACGTGGTCCGGCGCATGACCGTGAATTCGTAGTCGAAGTGTACATCGGGGATTCGTCTTACGGATCGGGAGCAGGCAGGACGAAGAAAGAGGCTGAGCAGCAGGCTGCAGCGGAAGCTTGGAGAAAGCTTGCTCAGTAATAAGGTTAAGCCAAAATTCTGGTGCCTCTTGGGTAACCGGATTTTTTGCATTTTGAGGCCTTTTCTGTAATTGGAAAAGGTTGCTCCTCATGTCCTTTTCCGGCAAGTATGGTACAATAGTCGTTGAGGTGAAGGTAAGCGATGTTCCTGAAAAGGATAGAATTAGCCGGGTTTAAGTCGTTTGCCGATAAGACGGAGCTGGAATTCGTCCGAGGCATTACGGCTGTTGTTGGCCCGAACGGCAGCGGTAAGAGCAATATTAGCGATAGCATCCGCTGGGTTCTCG
This window harbors:
- the fapR gene encoding transcription factor FapR, translated to MVRTIERLPKKQRHQLLQSLIEDNPFITDQELTRQLKVSIQTVRLDRLELGIPELRERMKLMAERSYDPVRSLPLHEIIGDIVDLQLDHSGISLFEIKEEHVFSRTGIARGHHVFAQANSLAVAVINDEIALTATADIRFVRSVKLGEKCIAKAYVRSGSGGRSKAKVEVCSYVGDEMVFQGHFVIFRSAGEPVIEGGMDGADRN
- the rnc gene encoding ribonuclease III, which encodes MKHDKFEELQQRLQLRFRTVRLLKQAFTHTSYVNEHRQSAMEHNERLEFLGDAILQLTVSEFLYKTFPERPEGQLTRMRASIVCEPSLARFAEMLDLGSHVLLGRGEEQLGGRQRPALLADLFEAFVGGIYLDQGLETVRAFLATHMFPHIDSDGGLLVKDFKSTLQEKAQHASMGPIEYRITEERGPAHDREFVVEVYIGDSSYGSGAGRTKKEAEQQAAAEAWRKLAQ
- the fabF gene encoding beta-ketoacyl-ACP synthase II, producing the protein MKQRVVVTGMGVMTSLGSDLNTFWSNLMEGKSGVSVIDAFDFSEYPTRIAAEIKNFNPEDYNIDKKEARRMDRFVQFAVVASQLAVKNASLDIGNNVDAERIGVMIGSGIGGLGTWEDQHNILLEKGPKRVSPFFIPMMIANMASGQVSMATGAKGPNSTAVTACATGTHSIGDSFKMIQRGDADVMICGGAEATIRPTGMAGFCSMRAMSTRNEEPEKASRPFDKDRDGFVMGEGSGVLILESLEHAQQRGAHIYAEIIGYGMSGDAHHMTEPDPDGAARCMVKALRDGGIEPTQIDYINAHGTSTPVGDLSETTAIKKTFGDHAYKLAVSSTKSMTGHLLGAAGGVEAVILGLTLQNGIIAPTINLDNQDPECDLDYVPNTPREADVKYALSNSFGFGGHNATIVMKKYEA
- the acpP gene encoding acyl carrier protein codes for the protein MSDVYDRVKRIVVDRLGVDESEVSLEASFKEDLGADSLDVVELVMELEDEFDMEISDEDAEKITSVGEVVNYISSLAK
- the rpmF gene encoding 50S ribosomal protein L32, which codes for MAVPQRRTSKTRRDKRRTHFKLAVPGMVKCEQCGELKLAHRVCKVCGTYKAREIIKQ
- a CDS encoding beta-ketoacyl-ACP synthase III, translating into MQLHPVGILGTGKYVPERILTNQELEQMVETNDEWIVSRTGMRERRIAAPEQATSDLAFQASKAALAAAGINAEDLDLIIVATITPDMFFPSTACLLQEKLGAKKAAAFDLSAACSGFIYGMATASNMIATGMYKHVLVVGAETLSRITDYTDRNTCILFGDGAGAVVLGQVPQGRGFQSFELGADGAGGELLKVCGGGSRMPSSAESIENKHHFIYMAGNEVYKFAVRIMGNAAEEALRKAGMDKSEIDLLIPHQANIRIINSAINRLDLSPEKCMINLDKYGNVSAASIPIALAEAVEQNRVKEGDKLVMVGFGGGLTWGASVLIW
- a CDS encoding YceD family protein; the encoded protein is MEINVRELAAKGLKISYQENLDTDWLKQVRKDIISTSPMAVNMTTWGEDGVAHVEGELSVDAELACSRCLEPTHSHVVVPFHERFKPESKLTGDEEEAIIPVEEDKLELDPFLEEMLMLSLPFVPLCKEDCKGLCHSCGTNLNEQKCGCQTDPIDPRLAALKDFFNKGD
- the fabD gene encoding ACP S-malonyltransferase, with translation MGKIAFVFPGQGAQAVGMGKDVYEAVDASRAVIDSADAALGFSLSDIIFNGPEEKLKQTANTQPALLTVSIALLEALKDRGITPDFVAGHSLGEYSALVAAGSLSFEDAVRTVRARGEFMEQAVPSGQGAMAAVLGAEREALAALCASVSADAGSVELANVNCPGQIVVSGTAAGVQGVVERGKEAGAKRVIPLEVSGPFHSSLMKPAAEKLADVLANVQVNDAAVPVVANVTAKPVTNAEEIRSLLAEQVYSPVLWEDSVKYLIEQGVDTFVEIGSGTVLAGLIKKIDKSVNIISINSLEALKAVAL
- a CDS encoding nucleoside recognition domain-containing protein; amino-acid sequence: MTRTILYACLSILLVAAIIVRPDEAFQASLQGLTVWWNIVFPGLLPFLALLELMLTFGAVHALGELLHPLMRRLFRLPGESGIAMALGWTGGFPLGAEAVASLHRSKLVTSTEGQRLLALSHMPSPLFMLLVVGSGFLHRPELGAAIAAAVWLSALLTALISSIFAAESESAPASKRSAKEPPPPSLLRRASTAMQAASKRDGRSFGKALGDAVVVSVYKLMAIGGFMMFAAVLVRLLQPLMPERIPAFLLPAFLESHIGVFAAANTNFAGGIPWTAACCAAVLSWGGLSALLQAGSMLTGSGLSLARLAASRLVQSLLAFFLTLLAWKPAGKLMQALIPSAAPAFTQTKTGAATDAAIRASDLHSLWPYTPVLMISFLLAVSALAMISTAIAAASRTKT
- the plsX gene encoding phosphate acyltransferase PlsX; its protein translation is MRIAIDAMGGDHAPSLIVQGAVEAALEWPELRIILVGDTAQIEKHIGAKKPSNIEIVHADDVIGPEDEPVKAVRRKKNSSMVMAGQLVREGHAEAMLSAGNTGALMTTGLLVVGRLEGMERPALVTMLPTMDDVGCLALDLGANMDAKPEHLLQYAIMGSIYRSKMNGMEKPRVGLLNVGTEAMKGNELTKAAYELLESAPINFIGNVEARDVLLRNCDVLICDGFAGNIMLKAMEGTAGTLFKAIRDVFTSSLLTKLAAAVVLPRMRKLRGKMDYTEHGGAPLLGVNGLVVKCHGSSDVKAVKNAVRQAKLAIESNLISSIAAEISRK
- the fabG gene encoding 3-oxoacyl-[acyl-carrier-protein] reductase, whose protein sequence is MTFADLSGKTALVTGASRGIGRSIAIALAEAGADVAINYSGSEAAAAETAQQIEALGRRTLVLKANVGKSDEFENMVKQVVETFGAIDILVNNAGITRDNLIMRMKEEEFDQVIETNLKGVFNGIKAVTRQMMKQRSGRIINISSVVGVLGNPGQANYVAAKAGVIGLTKASARELSSRGITVNCVAPGFIQTDMTDKLPQETREKLAADIPLARLGNPEDIAAAVRFLASGAAAYMTGQTIHVDGGMYM
- a CDS encoding nucleotidyltransferase — encoded protein: MRTVGLIVEYNPFHNGHHYHLQQSLKITNSDAVVAVMSGNFLQRGEPALLNKWTRAEMALRGGCDVVIELPVAYSTQAAEWFGYGAVALLEATGVVDALCFGSEAGDIGPLRRVARQLAHEPAAFEGLIADCLGGGASYPAAYSEAVRRFMLAAGDDEAAAFPLAQPNNTLGLHYLLALERLGSAIEPFTVRREKAGYSQTSITDAQIASATAIRGIVLGDAAAPADAAPYVPASTLELLLRDNALGRARNSWTQYESALFHKLASEPAEALERYHEMSEGLEYRIKRMLPELEALHFEALLDKLKTKRYTRTKLQRALLAVLLGHSKELMSREKLREGIQYIRVLGFTKRGQELLGRMRKTAKLPILTSAARAQHPDPYLALDVQATSVYALGWPDATPRDLFRDYYEKPITIS